Below is a genomic region from Candidatus Dependentiae bacterium.
GTTTTATTTAATACACGTATTGCAAATACTTGTACTGCGATAATAATCGAAAATTAATTTGGATACACGTGCTATGGCTGCAGACTGATGGGGTTTTTGAGATTTATTTGTAAATATTGCAATAGCAATGTGCCCTTTATTTCCGGGCAATTCAATAATTCCTGCGTCAGAAATTATACTATCCATAGTGCCGGTTTTATGCCAAACTTTGGTGTTTTTTGGCAATAATCTAGGTATGCGCATTTTTCCCCATTTCAAATTGCCCATACTTTTTAGTAAAAAATTTGTTGAATTATTACTGATAAGTTTTTTGCTGTAAAATTTATCAAGCAAATTTACCATATCAATTGGTGTAGTTGTATCTTGTTTATCGTTATAAAATTTTTTTAGAGCTGTCGTTCTATTTCTTTTGCTTACACTATTTAAAAGCATCAAATCTCTATTAATTGAACAATTGTATTCATCATTCAAATTTTTTATTCCGGAATAATCTGCAATCATTTTTAACACAGATCTACTTATTTTTATTTTATAAAAACCATTATCAATTAACCAATTGGTAACGACTGCCGGACCTCCAACCGTTTTTAAAATTAAGTCTGATGCGGCATTATCACTTTTTTCTATCATTAATTGGATGAGTTTTGTTATTGAATAACTACGACCAGCTTTTATGTGACAACCGCGTCTTAAATTGTATTGATTTACTTTAATTTTATTTGTTAAATTTAATTTTTTGTTATCCACAAGGTGTAAACAATAGATTGCAATTGGTAACT
It encodes:
- a CDS encoding DUF952 domain-containing protein, with the protein product MKKLIFSFGILLCLSVLKIKPNFVPISKACSSEKIYKIIPAQDFKPNETLDCIKISPLDLKSGFMHTSFGNQVENTLKKFFQNIPYILILEIDPKILIDNGSELRVEQNNGTGDFYPHFYGTQKIPSAAILKIIRVKKQVGHEILRKRIENISKTLSPGYIGVAAKHIESKRHFEFNADLSFPMASTYKLPIAIYCLHLVDNKKLNLTNKIKVNQYNLRRGCHIKAGRSYSITKLIQLMIEKSDNAASDLILKTVGGPAVVTNWLIDNGFYKIKISRSVLKMIADYSGIKNLNDEYNCSINRDLMLLNSVSKRNRTTALKKFYNDKQDTTTPIDMVNLLDKFYSKKLISNNSTNFLLKSMGNLKWGKMRIPRLLPKNTKVWHKTGTMDSIISDAGIIELPGNKGHIAIAIFTNKSQKPHQSAAIARVSKLIFDYYRSTSICNTCIK